From the Desulfohalovibrio reitneri genome, one window contains:
- the flgN gene encoding flagellar export chaperone FlgN yields MIETVQSNLHRQRGALGTLRQLLEEEFSYLKAGEPGRVTGVEMSIQELMRQIAAERVELKMTLQKQGMERLLGWIDTLPAESAQPLRDLTRDIDLAEQECARQADRNNKLALALYDQSKELIEFLHDQVKPKRQDVYARNGRYAGGKSGPSLLRGRY; encoded by the coding sequence ATGATCGAGACGGTTCAGTCCAATCTGCATCGCCAGCGTGGCGCCCTCGGCACCCTGCGGCAGCTTCTCGAGGAAGAATTTTCCTATCTCAAGGCGGGCGAGCCCGGCCGGGTGACAGGCGTGGAGATGTCCATCCAGGAGCTCATGCGCCAGATCGCGGCCGAGCGCGTGGAACTGAAAATGACCCTGCAGAAGCAGGGCATGGAGCGCCTGCTCGGCTGGATCGACACCCTTCCGGCCGAATCGGCACAGCCCCTGCGCGACCTGACGCGGGACATCGACCTCGCGGAACAGGAGTGCGCCCGCCAGGCCGACCGCAACAACAAGCTGGCCCTGGCCCTGTACGACCAGTCCAAGGAACTCATCGAGTTCCTGCACGACCAGGTCAAGCCCAAGCGGCAGGACGTCTACGCGCGCAACGGCCGCTACGCCGGGGGCAAGTCCGGCCCCTCCCTGCTCCGCGGGAGGTACTAG
- the flgK gene encoding flagellar hook-associated protein FlgK: protein MPGINSLLDLGRGGLFASQTAIETTGNNIANVNTEGYRRRTVRLEEAISIDYKPGQIGTGVNAAEVVRHFDSFIESSYNDKASKRERWQNLHEQLRGIDSLFNESDGNGLNQAMSDFFTSWDNLAANPDSYPSRESLLSETQNLLSIMGSADQQMDLLQEQAGKYIQQDVTEANEIIANIAQINKQINEREVPGQNNPNELYDRRDKLVRQLAEKMDIKTIDNGGGDYTVLTHAGHALVDGQETYSLKYEASKSFEMLSPGSDFDGEINFSGSDEFEYTFEVVKSGDVSSGSSAAQMRVSLDGGQTFLKDESGDDLLISARPESDRVTVRGLDIWFGQQGDPQSAPTTTMQAGDKFQVVPKEGLYWYRDTSSAENITPQLRFNGTENERRLTGGSLTGYFNFRDDYIGRYRDKLDTLAETLVWETNRLHSQGAGLEHFEAATGTYSVNSNTTALGSDSSGLDYRSRLSSGSAMMHVYDKTTGNIASSASLNFSGNGAFDPSTHSLEDVRDAINNTFSGSLSASIVNHELKIEAEDGYEFEFGQDTTGLYAALGLNSFFQGSSARDMSMNPNAVENMAHINSGHVNGAGEANPGDNTTAQGIAGLSTSKVTISTLHAGTVNESMGSFYNSLVAEVGADTDNAEFNFTYQKALSDDLDQRQQEVSGVNLDQEMSELIKFQHSYTAAAKLITTADQMLQTLLGLKQ from the coding sequence ATGCCCGGCATCAACTCCCTTCTGGATCTCGGCCGAGGTGGGCTGTTCGCCTCGCAAACGGCCATCGAGACGACGGGCAACAACATTGCCAACGTCAACACGGAAGGGTACCGCCGCCGCACGGTCCGCCTCGAAGAGGCCATATCCATTGATTACAAGCCGGGGCAGATAGGCACCGGCGTCAACGCGGCCGAAGTGGTCCGCCACTTCGACTCCTTCATCGAAAGCTCCTACAACGACAAGGCCAGCAAGCGGGAGCGGTGGCAGAACCTGCACGAGCAGTTGCGCGGCATCGACTCGCTTTTCAACGAGTCCGACGGCAACGGCCTCAACCAGGCCATGTCCGACTTCTTCACCTCCTGGGACAACCTCGCCGCCAACCCGGATTCCTACCCCTCCCGCGAGTCCCTGCTCTCGGAGACGCAGAACCTGTTGAGCATCATGGGATCGGCCGACCAGCAGATGGACCTGTTGCAGGAGCAGGCCGGTAAATACATCCAGCAGGACGTCACCGAAGCCAACGAGATCATCGCCAACATCGCTCAGATCAATAAGCAGATCAACGAGCGCGAGGTGCCCGGGCAAAACAATCCCAACGAGCTGTACGACCGCCGGGACAAGCTGGTGCGCCAACTGGCCGAGAAGATGGACATCAAGACCATCGACAACGGCGGCGGCGACTACACCGTGCTGACCCACGCCGGACATGCCCTGGTGGACGGGCAGGAAACCTACTCCCTGAAGTACGAGGCCTCCAAGAGCTTCGAGATGCTCTCCCCCGGCTCCGACTTCGACGGCGAGATCAATTTTTCCGGCTCGGACGAGTTCGAGTACACCTTCGAGGTGGTCAAGTCCGGCGACGTCTCCAGCGGTTCCTCGGCCGCCCAGATGCGCGTCTCCCTGGACGGCGGCCAAACCTTCCTCAAGGACGAAAGCGGCGACGACCTGCTCATCTCCGCGCGCCCCGAGAGCGACCGCGTGACCGTTCGCGGGCTGGACATCTGGTTCGGCCAGCAGGGCGACCCCCAGTCCGCTCCCACGACCACCATGCAGGCGGGGGACAAGTTCCAGGTGGTGCCCAAGGAAGGGCTGTACTGGTACCGCGACACCTCCTCTGCCGAGAACATCACCCCGCAGCTGCGCTTCAACGGCACCGAGAACGAGCGCCGCCTCACCGGCGGGTCGCTGACCGGCTACTTCAATTTCCGCGACGACTACATCGGCCGCTACCGCGACAAGCTGGACACCCTGGCCGAGACCCTGGTCTGGGAGACCAATCGTCTGCACTCCCAGGGCGCGGGCCTGGAGCACTTCGAGGCGGCCACCGGCACGTATTCGGTGAACTCAAACACCACCGCGCTGGGGTCCGACTCCTCGGGGCTGGACTACCGTTCCCGGCTGTCCTCCGGCTCGGCCATGATGCACGTCTACGACAAGACCACCGGCAACATCGCTTCCAGCGCTTCCCTGAACTTCAGCGGCAACGGCGCGTTCGATCCCTCCACGCACAGTCTGGAAGATGTGCGCGACGCCATCAACAACACCTTCAGCGGCTCGCTCTCCGCCTCCATCGTCAACCACGAGTTGAAGATCGAGGCCGAGGACGGCTACGAGTTCGAGTTCGGCCAGGACACCACCGGACTGTACGCCGCTCTTGGACTGAACAGCTTCTTCCAGGGCTCCTCCGCCCGCGACATGTCCATGAACCCCAACGCCGTGGAAAACATGGCCCACATCAACTCGGGCCACGTCAACGGCGCGGGCGAGGCCAACCCGGGCGACAACACCACGGCCCAGGGCATCGCCGGACTGTCAACCTCCAAAGTCACCATCTCCACCCTACACGCGGGCACGGTCAACGAGAGCATGGGCAGCTTTTACAACTCCCTGGTGGCCGAGGTGGGCGCGGATACGGACAACGCCGAGTTCAACTTCACCTACCAAAAGGCTCTGTCAGACGACCTTGACCAGCGACAGCAGGAGGTTTCCGGCGTCAACCTGGACCAGGAAATGAGCGAGTTGATCAAGTTTCAGCATTCCTACACCGCGGCGGCCAAGCTCATCACCACCGCCGACCAGATGCTGCAGACCCTGTTGGGCCTGAAGCAATAG
- the flgL gene encoding flagellar hook-associated protein FlgL: MMRVTQQQLFTNFINNMNRSLTDLMESNMQASSQKRINRPSDDPVGTARVLDLRSSLQGIKNFQKNIDTAKGWLGLADETLIQTSTIITRAKELAEQASTGTLTKENREEISYEVRQIFEQVVGLANTSYDDRSIFAGHKVDQPAYRERLWLMANDFTLDNTAFKVTGQADRTMLVQFTDTANPGGGTNLQLDDPNLEVRYSTDGGDTFKTASVSSSGGQATLDLGTAQVTLDQTTEVTTTDQANTNDTDGTWFYVRPTAEYMGDDGDGVDINAFGPDGNAQASAAGVFSSSVAVRIDSATTLSNVSYSYSVDGGSSWKSGNTFNGTAASNATLDIPGGVLHLGSNGGIPSAGAQFVINPRTADIDLQIFQNQKVTINNVGTDIFGGVYADPSTISNANPNGSPAVAFADDVGRNLFEAMGKLVAYTETNNQDGIQQVLEDLKKAHNQVMNQTASVAGRENRLSISESILDGLKVDEEERISEVEDADVGELMTRLAQQQIAYESVLKSSSMIMKMTLVNFV; this comes from the coding sequence ATGATGCGCGTTACCCAGCAACAGCTCTTCACCAACTTCATAAACAACATGAATCGGTCCCTGACCGATCTCATGGAGTCCAACATGCAGGCCTCCAGCCAGAAGCGGATCAACCGCCCTTCGGACGACCCCGTGGGCACCGCGCGCGTGCTGGATCTGCGTTCCTCGCTGCAGGGCATCAAGAACTTCCAGAAGAACATCGACACGGCCAAGGGCTGGCTGGGGCTGGCCGACGAAACCCTGATCCAGACTTCGACCATCATCACCCGGGCCAAGGAATTGGCCGAGCAGGCCTCCACCGGCACCCTGACCAAGGAGAACCGCGAGGAGATTTCCTACGAGGTGCGGCAGATCTTCGAGCAGGTGGTGGGGCTGGCCAACACCTCCTACGACGACCGCTCCATTTTCGCCGGTCACAAGGTGGACCAGCCGGCCTACAGGGAGCGGCTGTGGCTCATGGCCAACGACTTCACCCTGGACAACACCGCCTTCAAGGTCACAGGCCAGGCGGACCGCACCATGCTGGTGCAGTTCACCGACACCGCCAATCCCGGCGGCGGCACCAATCTCCAGCTCGACGACCCCAACCTTGAAGTGCGCTATTCCACCGACGGAGGCGATACCTTCAAGACGGCTTCGGTATCCAGCTCCGGCGGGCAGGCCACCCTGGACCTGGGTACGGCCCAGGTGACTCTGGACCAGACCACCGAGGTCACAACCACCGACCAGGCGAACACCAACGACACCGACGGCACCTGGTTCTACGTGCGGCCCACGGCGGAATACATGGGCGACGACGGCGACGGCGTGGACATCAACGCCTTCGGCCCGGACGGCAACGCCCAGGCCAGCGCGGCCGGGGTCTTTTCCTCTTCGGTGGCCGTTCGCATCGACTCCGCGACCACCCTGTCCAACGTTTCCTACTCCTACAGCGTGGACGGCGGAAGCAGCTGGAAGAGCGGCAATACCTTCAACGGAACGGCCGCCTCCAACGCCACCCTGGACATCCCGGGCGGAGTGCTCCATCTGGGGTCCAACGGCGGCATCCCCTCGGCCGGGGCGCAGTTCGTCATCAATCCGCGCACCGCGGACATCGACCTGCAGATTTTCCAGAACCAGAAAGTGACCATCAACAACGTGGGCACTGACATTTTCGGCGGGGTCTACGCCGACCCCTCAACCATCAGCAACGCCAACCCGAACGGCAGCCCGGCCGTCGCATTCGCCGACGACGTGGGGCGCAACCTTTTCGAGGCCATGGGCAAGTTGGTGGCCTACACCGAGACCAATAACCAGGACGGCATCCAGCAAGTGCTGGAGGATTTGAAGAAGGCCCACAACCAGGTCATGAACCAGACCGCCTCGGTGGCCGGGCGCGAGAACCGTCTGAGCATCTCCGAGAGCATCCTCGACGGGCTGAAGGTGGACGAGGAGGAGCGCATAAGCGAGGTGGAGGACGCGGACGTGGGGGAACTCATGACCAGGCTGGCCCAGCAGCAAATCGCCTACGAGTCGGTGCTGAAGAGCTCCAGCATGATCATGAAGATGACCCTGGTGAATTTCGTGTAG
- the csrA gene encoding carbon storage regulator CsrA — MLILTRRPGESIHLGDDTKITVLSVKGKQIKIGLEVPEDVPVYREELYVKVKEQNREALEALDNDLLAAAELWPGKTK, encoded by the coding sequence ATGCTGATTTTGACTAGGCGTCCGGGGGAATCCATCCATCTGGGCGACGACACAAAGATTACCGTCCTCAGCGTCAAGGGCAAGCAGATCAAGATCGGTCTGGAAGTGCCCGAGGACGTGCCGGTCTACCGGGAAGAGCTCTACGTCAAGGTCAAGGAGCAGAACCGGGAGGCCCTTGAGGCGCTGGACAACGACCTCTTGGCGGCGGCGGAGCTATGGCCGGGAAAAACGAAATAG
- the fliW gene encoding flagellar assembly protein FliW: protein MAGKNEIVVRTRLGERTVERERVITFPKGLIGFERKRDFALLKIRDDSPFMLLQCLGDSKLGLVVTDPYAFLENYEIHIGDAEQRILRIDSLRQLAVLVTVSIPQGKPEETTLNLTGPVLINSASRIGLQVPQTDPRFPSHYRLPKEDLENAPGGDPDNI from the coding sequence ATGGCCGGGAAAAACGAAATAGTCGTGCGGACTCGCCTGGGCGAGCGGACGGTGGAGCGCGAGCGCGTCATCACCTTCCCCAAGGGCCTCATCGGATTCGAGCGCAAGCGCGATTTCGCGCTCCTGAAGATTCGCGATGACTCGCCCTTCATGCTGCTGCAATGTTTGGGCGACTCCAAGCTGGGGCTGGTGGTCACCGACCCCTACGCCTTCTTGGAAAACTACGAGATCCACATCGGCGACGCGGAGCAGCGCATCCTGCGCATCGACTCCCTGCGCCAACTGGCCGTTCTGGTGACGGTCTCCATTCCCCAGGGCAAGCCCGAGGAGACCACCCTCAACCTCACCGGCCCGGTCCTCATCAACTCCGCCTCGCGCATCGGCCTGCAGGTCCCGCAGACCGACCCCCGCTTCCCCAGCCACTACCGGCTGCCCAAGGAAGACCTGGAAAACGCGCCGGGCGGCGACCCGGACAACATCTAG
- a CDS encoding GDP-L-fucose synthase family protein: MDLSAPIHVAGHQGLVGSAMVRALRDRGAENLILRTHAKLDLTEQAAVREFYRETRPRYVFLAAAKVGGIKANDTYPVEFLRDNLLIQTNILDAALREGCEKVLFLGSSCIYPKHAPQPIPEDALLTGPLEPTNQWYALAKISGLKLGQAMQVQYGLPVVSLMPTNLYGPGDNFDPEGSHVIPGLMRRFHEAKETGADKVVVWGTGSPLREFLHVDDLADASLFLMDNWESDEHVNVGTGEEVSIRQLAELLKDVTGFAGEIVFDDTKPDGTPRKLLDCSSLFGLGWRPSVSLEEGLRSTYEWYLNELGAGNIRG; encoded by the coding sequence ATGGACCTTTCCGCCCCCATCCACGTGGCCGGACACCAGGGCTTGGTGGGTTCCGCCATGGTGCGCGCCCTGCGCGACCGCGGCGCGGAAAACCTCATCCTGCGCACCCACGCGAAGCTGGACCTCACGGAGCAGGCCGCGGTACGGGAATTTTACCGGGAAACCAGGCCGCGCTACGTCTTTCTTGCCGCTGCCAAAGTCGGCGGCATCAAAGCCAACGACACCTACCCCGTGGAATTCCTGCGCGACAACCTGCTCATCCAGACCAACATCCTCGACGCCGCCCTGCGCGAGGGCTGCGAGAAGGTGCTCTTCCTGGGGTCGTCGTGCATCTACCCCAAGCACGCGCCCCAGCCCATTCCCGAGGACGCCCTGCTCACAGGCCCCCTGGAGCCCACCAACCAGTGGTACGCCCTGGCCAAGATATCCGGACTCAAGCTTGGCCAGGCCATGCAGGTGCAGTACGGTTTGCCCGTGGTCTCCCTCATGCCCACCAACCTCTACGGGCCGGGTGACAACTTCGATCCCGAGGGCTCCCACGTCATCCCCGGGCTCATGCGCCGCTTTCACGAGGCCAAGGAAACCGGGGCGGACAAGGTCGTGGTCTGGGGCACGGGCTCGCCCCTGCGGGAGTTTTTGCACGTGGACGACCTGGCCGACGCCTCCCTCTTCCTCATGGACAACTGGGAGAGCGACGAGCACGTCAACGTGGGCACGGGCGAGGAAGTCAGCATCCGCCAACTGGCGGAACTGCTCAAGGACGTGACGGGATTCGCGGGCGAGATCGTCTTCGACGACACCAAGCCGGACGGAACCCCGCGCAAGCTGCTGGATTGCTCCAGCCTCTTCGGCCTGGGCTGGCGGCCGTCCGTCAGCCTCGAGGAAGGCCTTCGCTCCACCTACGAGTGGTATCTGAACGAGTTGGGCGCCGGAAACATCCGGGGCTGA
- the gmd gene encoding GDP-mannose 4,6-dehydratase yields MKKALITGVTGQDGAYLAQLLLEKGYEVHGIKRRASLFNTDRIDHMVRDPHDPERRLILHYGDLTDSTNLIRVVQQVRPDEIYNLAAQSHVKVSFETPEYTADTVAMGALRLLETIRILGLTDKTRFYQASTSELYGKVVESPQNENTPFHPRSPYAAAKLYAYWITTNYREAYNIFGCNGILFNHESPIRGETFVTRKITRALARIKLGLQERLYLGNLDAKRDWGHARDYVQMMWLMLQQEEPEDYVIATGEQHSVREFVELAAAEVGYDIEWRGEGVEEKGYDRRSGKLMVEVDPRYFRPTEVETLLGDPTKAKEKLGWSPKVRFGELVAEMMRADLREAEREDLCLRSGYKPYNDLG; encoded by the coding sequence ATGAAGAAAGCACTCATCACCGGCGTCACCGGCCAGGACGGCGCCTATCTGGCCCAGCTGCTGCTGGAGAAGGGGTACGAGGTGCACGGCATCAAGCGCCGCGCCTCCCTCTTCAACACCGACCGCATCGACCACATGGTCAGGGATCCGCACGACCCCGAGCGGCGGCTCATCCTCCATTACGGGGACCTGACCGACTCCACCAACCTCATCCGGGTGGTGCAGCAGGTGCGGCCGGACGAGATTTACAACCTGGCCGCCCAGAGCCACGTCAAGGTCTCCTTCGAGACGCCGGAGTACACGGCCGACACCGTGGCCATGGGCGCGTTGCGCCTGCTGGAGACCATCCGCATCCTCGGCCTCACGGACAAGACCCGGTTCTACCAGGCCTCCACCTCCGAGTTGTACGGCAAAGTTGTGGAGTCGCCGCAAAACGAGAACACCCCGTTCCATCCCCGCTCGCCCTACGCCGCGGCCAAGCTGTACGCCTACTGGATCACCACCAACTACCGCGAGGCGTACAACATCTTCGGCTGCAACGGCATCCTCTTCAACCACGAGTCCCCCATCCGGGGCGAGACCTTCGTCACCCGCAAGATCACCCGCGCCCTGGCCCGCATCAAGCTGGGGCTGCAGGAGCGGCTCTACCTGGGCAACCTCGACGCCAAGCGCGACTGGGGCCACGCCCGCGACTACGTGCAGATGATGTGGCTGATGCTGCAGCAGGAGGAGCCCGAGGACTACGTCATCGCCACCGGCGAGCAGCATTCGGTGCGGGAATTCGTGGAACTGGCCGCGGCCGAGGTGGGCTACGACATCGAGTGGCGCGGCGAAGGCGTGGAGGAGAAGGGCTACGATCGCCGCAGCGGCAAGCTCATGGTTGAAGTCGATCCCCGCTACTTCCGCCCCACCGAGGTGGAAACCCTGCTGGGCGACCCGACCAAGGCCAAGGAGAAGCTGGGCTGGAGCCCCAAGGTGCGCTTCGGCGAGCTGGTGGCGGAGATGATGCGGGCCGACCTGCGCGAGGCCGAGCGCGAGGACCTGTGCCTGCGCAGCGGTTACAAGCCTTACAACGACCTGGGATGA
- the flgM gene encoding flagellar biosynthesis anti-sigma factor FlgM — protein MHIKNLLIGNTPYETKKVDKPDKPEGAEKTRKADSSGKGDRINLSEEATLRSQAMREAQSAEDVRAEKVAMLKKQISEGTYQPDNQKIAENLVKEDLDLLF, from the coding sequence ATGCACATCAAGAATCTTCTCATCGGGAACACCCCGTACGAGACCAAGAAGGTCGACAAGCCGGACAAGCCCGAAGGAGCGGAGAAAACCCGCAAGGCCGATTCCTCCGGCAAGGGCGACCGCATCAATCTTTCCGAGGAGGCCACCCTGCGCAGCCAGGCCATGCGCGAGGCCCAGTCCGCCGAAGATGTACGGGCCGAGAAAGTGGCCATGCTCAAGAAGCAGATCAGCGAGGGCACCTACCAGCCAGACAACCAGAAGATAGCTGAAAACCTGGTCAAGGAAGACCTGGACCTCCTCTTCTAG
- a CDS encoding DVU0524 family FlgM-associated protein, translating into MLVNPYQVKHMLRTYGKQLVNARRLARFQRQMRGAPVDDQISISREAKRRALVEKVAREIIDNLLVAGAENPVVDEIRQELERRFEHRLVFEYPFMEQELQIFKETEDGPVRLGPGEMQDVLSELWGLTIEKVDETML; encoded by the coding sequence ATGCTGGTCAACCCGTATCAGGTCAAACACATGCTGCGCACCTACGGCAAGCAGCTCGTGAACGCCCGTCGCCTGGCCCGTTTCCAGCGGCAGATGCGGGGTGCGCCTGTGGACGACCAGATCAGCATTTCCCGCGAAGCCAAACGCCGCGCCCTGGTGGAGAAAGTGGCCAGGGAAATCATCGACAACCTGCTGGTGGCCGGCGCGGAAAATCCGGTGGTGGACGAAATCCGCCAGGAACTTGAGCGGCGCTTCGAGCATCGCCTCGTGTTCGAGTACCCGTTTATGGAACAGGAGTTGCAAATATTCAAGGAAACCGAGGATGGCCCCGTCCGCCTCGGGCCCGGCGAGATGCAGGACGTGCTCTCGGAGTTGTGGGGACTGACCATCGAAAAGGTGGACGAGACCATGCTCTGA
- a CDS encoding NAD(+)/NADH kinase yields MPQTVRRVMMVVREGREEARSLAAEVGYWLSGRGVESSIMIHRRREAHDPEMNGERPDLVLVLGGDGTFISAARSMLGLDLPMLGVNMGRVGFLTEVCPSRWQDELDCLLSGGYFVEERLALGYSVTRGGETVHRGRAVNDLVLGRGRMARLIHVGVRFGGEKIASVRADGLIVSTPTGSTAYAVSAGGPLIHPEVQSFCLTPVCPFRNYFKSMLLPPDREVGLCSEEPSCDVFLTEDGQDALPVRPGDEVRIRRSSHPLRLVRLHRNTYFSTLVDKGFLREF; encoded by the coding sequence ATGCCACAAACCGTGCGACGCGTCATGATGGTGGTCCGCGAAGGCCGCGAGGAGGCCCGGAGCCTGGCCGCCGAGGTAGGATATTGGCTTTCCGGCCGAGGGGTGGAGTCCTCCATCATGATCCACCGCCGGCGGGAGGCGCACGACCCGGAGATGAATGGGGAGCGGCCGGACCTGGTTCTGGTGCTTGGCGGCGATGGCACCTTCATTTCCGCCGCGCGCTCCATGCTCGGACTGGACCTGCCCATGCTGGGCGTGAACATGGGACGGGTGGGATTCCTCACCGAGGTCTGCCCCAGCCGCTGGCAAGACGAGCTCGACTGCCTGCTGTCGGGGGGGTACTTCGTGGAGGAGCGGCTGGCGCTGGGCTACTCGGTGACGCGCGGCGGCGAGACAGTCCACAGGGGCAGGGCGGTCAACGACCTGGTTCTCGGCCGGGGGCGGATGGCGCGGCTCATCCATGTCGGGGTTCGCTTCGGCGGGGAGAAGATCGCCTCGGTGCGAGCCGACGGCCTCATCGTTTCCACCCCCACCGGGTCCACGGCCTACGCGGTTTCAGCGGGCGGCCCGCTCATCCATCCAGAGGTGCAGTCCTTCTGCCTCACTCCGGTCTGCCCCTTCCGAAATTACTTCAAGTCCATGCTCCTGCCGCCGGACCGCGAGGTGGGGCTGTGCAGCGAGGAGCCCTCCTGCGACGTTTTTCTGACGGAGGACGGCCAGGACGCCCTGCCGGTTCGTCCCGGCGACGAGGTGCGCATCCGCCGGTCCAGCCATCCCCTGCGACTGGTGCGGCTGCACCGCAACACCTATTTCTCCACCCTGGTGGACAAAGGCTTTCTGAGGGAGTTCTAG
- a CDS encoding ARMT1-like domain-containing protein, producing MRDFTNVTSPERLHFGHSPGLDAWLLHFTTENGLEYGVDPQKNASPEQLRFMVVLGEEEFYSPCSDRMLGLLLNNWLDPELTSEYVSKWKTLVLLLRENVPDRETRRRILGLCRHKYRMVKASPIIIPSRLMKRFVTMFLTLSGQVDPYRERRQEANERAFRALKTERMERVLGECPETLPACESISSMRFELDMLELARLMSLSTRQAIWRDGEAPSPDEVRREVTQERSCFKELRDLFGSDQNRELRILFLPDTSGGLILDLLVIRALVRQGHKVIMAVKEGFHFLSPAFWDWDQDPVLAGQLRQARFLPEPRMSKNELLAELRAHSFLVISDGTREELNLYRTSVTFARAWKECDLVMAKGDSHRRRLLDTHTSFTRDILCYRRDDDGVFRLDYRPKPEHVHKFSESSLAAMARSIISEMRGAKERGKTVMFYSAVIGSIPGQTKIALEVLDTFVDYLRRRLDNVYIINPGEHFVEGMDADDLMYMWEMVQRSGLIDVWRFQTVEDIEKSFELMGRKVPPFWTGKDATYSTGCTKEMQIALDMQKRHPEMQIIGPSPDKFFRRREYGVGKFCDSAIDCE from the coding sequence GTGCGCGACTTCACCAATGTCACCAGCCCGGAGCGGCTGCATTTCGGCCATTCCCCCGGCCTGGACGCATGGCTTCTGCACTTCACCACGGAAAACGGGCTGGAGTACGGCGTTGATCCGCAGAAGAACGCTTCCCCGGAGCAGCTTCGCTTCATGGTGGTGCTGGGCGAGGAGGAATTCTACTCCCCGTGCTCGGACCGCATGTTGGGGCTTTTGCTCAACAACTGGCTCGATCCGGAGCTGACCTCGGAGTACGTTTCCAAGTGGAAGACGCTGGTGCTCCTTCTGCGCGAGAACGTGCCGGACCGGGAAACCCGCCGCCGCATCCTGGGCTTGTGCCGCCACAAGTACCGCATGGTGAAGGCCTCGCCCATCATCATCCCCTCGCGGCTCATGAAGCGGTTCGTGACCATGTTCCTGACCCTCAGCGGCCAAGTCGATCCCTACCGCGAACGGCGGCAGGAGGCCAACGAGCGAGCCTTCCGCGCCCTGAAGACCGAGCGCATGGAGCGGGTCCTGGGCGAGTGCCCGGAGACCCTGCCGGCCTGCGAGTCCATTTCCTCCATGCGCTTCGAGCTGGACATGCTGGAGCTTGCCCGGCTCATGTCCCTGTCCACCCGCCAGGCCATTTGGCGGGACGGCGAGGCCCCCTCCCCGGACGAGGTGCGGCGGGAAGTGACCCAGGAGCGTTCCTGTTTCAAGGAGCTGCGCGACCTCTTCGGCTCGGACCAGAACCGGGAGCTGCGCATCCTCTTCCTGCCGGACACATCCGGCGGGCTCATCCTGGACTTGCTGGTGATACGCGCCCTGGTGCGCCAGGGGCACAAGGTCATCATGGCGGTCAAGGAGGGCTTTCACTTCCTCTCGCCCGCCTTCTGGGACTGGGATCAGGACCCGGTGCTTGCCGGACAGCTTCGCCAAGCCCGCTTTCTTCCCGAGCCCAGGATGAGCAAGAACGAACTGCTGGCGGAACTGCGCGCGCACAGCTTCCTGGTCATCTCCGACGGCACACGCGAGGAATTGAACCTCTATCGCACCTCTGTGACCTTCGCCCGGGCCTGGAAGGAATGCGACCTGGTCATGGCCAAGGGCGACTCCCATCGCCGACGCCTGCTGGACACCCACACCAGCTTCACACGCGACATCCTCTGCTATCGTCGCGATGACGACGGCGTCTTCCGTCTGGACTACCGGCCCAAGCCGGAGCACGTGCACAAGTTCTCCGAGTCCTCCCTGGCGGCCATGGCCCGCTCCATCATCTCGGAAATGCGCGGGGCCAAGGAGCGGGGCAAGACGGTCATGTTCTACTCCGCGGTCATCGGCTCCATCCCCGGCCAGACCAAGATCGCTCTGGAAGTGCTGGACACCTTCGTGGACTATCTGCGCCGCCGCCTGGACAACGTCTACATCATCAATCCGGGCGAGCATTTCGTGGAAGGCATGGACGCCGACGACCTGATGTATATGTGGGAGATGGTGCAGCGTTCCGGGCTCATCGACGTCTGGCGGTTCCAGACCGTGGAGGACATCGAGAAGAGCTTCGAGCTCATGGGCCGCAAGGTGCCCCCCTTCTGGACCGGCAAGGACGCCACGTACTCCACGGGCTGCACCAAGGAAATGCAGATCGCCCTGGACATGCAGAAACGCCATCCCGAAATGCAGATCATCGGGCCCAGCCCGGACAAGTTCTTCCGGCGCCGCGAGTACGGCGTGGGCAAGTTCTGCGATTCGGCCATCGACTGCGAGTGA